One Pantoea eucalypti genomic region harbors:
- the focA gene encoding formate transporter FocA, which yields MKTDNPFNLLLPAAMAKVAEDAGIYKATKHPFTTFFLAINAGVFISIAFVFYITATTGSGTMPYGIAKLIGGVCFSLGLMLVVVCGADLFTSTVLIVVAKASGRISWGQLARNWINVYAGNLAGALFFVALMWFAGQHMVANGAWGLNVLETADHKMHHTFIEAVCLGTLANLLVCLAVWMSYSGRTLTDKLVVMILPVGMFVASGFEHSIANMFLIPYAIVIRDFAAPEFWQAAGTTAAQFHSLTVSNFILDNLIPVTIGNIIGGGILVGLTYWVIYLRKGDQVH from the coding sequence GTGAAAACTGACAACCCTTTTAATCTTTTATTACCAGCCGCAATGGCGAAAGTGGCCGAAGACGCCGGTATCTATAAAGCAACCAAACATCCCTTCACCACCTTCTTTCTGGCGATAAACGCTGGCGTATTTATCTCCATCGCATTCGTTTTTTATATTACAGCGACCACCGGCAGCGGCACGATGCCCTATGGCATAGCCAAACTGATTGGCGGTGTCTGTTTCTCACTCGGCCTGATGCTGGTCGTCGTGTGTGGCGCTGACCTCTTTACTTCTACTGTCTTAATCGTCGTCGCCAAAGCCAGTGGCCGCATCAGCTGGGGACAGCTGGCCCGCAACTGGATTAACGTTTACGCCGGTAACCTTGCAGGTGCCCTCTTCTTTGTCGCCCTGATGTGGTTTGCCGGACAGCATATGGTCGCGAATGGCGCCTGGGGATTGAATGTCCTGGAAACCGCCGATCACAAAATGCATCACACATTCATCGAAGCGGTTTGTCTGGGTACGCTGGCGAATTTGCTGGTCTGCCTCGCCGTCTGGATGAGTTACTCCGGCCGTACCCTGACCGATAAGCTGGTGGTAATGATTTTGCCTGTTGGCATGTTTGTCGCCAGCGGTTTCGAGCACAGCATCGCCAATATGTTTCTGATTCCTTATGCCATTGTCATTCGCGACTTCGCGGCACCTGAATTCTGGCAGGCTGCTGGCACCACGGCGGCACAGTTTCACTCGCTTACCGTGAGCAACTTTATTCTCGACAACCTGATTCCTGTGACCATTGGCAACATCATTGGCGGCGGCATTCTGGTTGGGTTGACCTACTGGGTTATCTATCTCCGTAAAGGTGACCAGGTCCATTAA